Proteins found in one Fusarium oxysporum Fo47 chromosome V, complete sequence genomic segment:
- a CDS encoding NUDIX hydrolase domain-like protein: MTDKQETNLSPPELNFTFDESVAEWNVNHREWLKTHDKTWDSLATGALVFDTSNRILLLQRAPDDSMPNKWEIPGGACDDEDETVLYGCARELWEEAGLRLRHIRRVIPDGPNGKPGAVFTNRTGKRFFCKFSFEVDVEDTAEVKLDPKEHQDYVWATEDEAKGQKMGEREIPLTNGLMVRLIEKGFAMRRDNKGR, encoded by the coding sequence ATGACGGACAAACAAGAAACGAACCTCTCCCCCCCAGAGTTAAACTTCACTTTCGACGAGTCTGTCGCAGAATGGAACGTCAATCACCGCGAGTGGCTGAAAACTCACGACAAAACATGGGACTCGCTCGCAACAGGCGCCCTCGTCTTCGACACCTCCAACCGcattctccttctccaaaGAGCACCAGACGATAGTATGCCTAACAAATGGGAGATTCCAGGCGGTGCTTgtgacgacgaagacgaaaCTGTTCTGTACGGTTGTGCGCGTGAGCTTTGGGAGGAGGCAGGTCTGAGACTGCGACACATTCGACGTGTTATTCCTGATGGGCCAAATGGAAAACCTGGAGCTGTTTTTACGAATAGAACGGGGAAGAGGTTCTTTTGCAAGTTTAgctttgaggttgatgttgaggatacAGCTGAGGTCAAGCTGGATCCGAAGGAGCATCAGGATTATGTTTGGGCGACGGAGGACGAGGCTAAGgggcagaagatgggggaGAGGGAGATCCCACTGACGAATGGATTGATGGTGAGGTTGATTGAGAAAGGGTTTGCCATGAGAAGAGACAACAAGGGGCGGTGA
- a CDS encoding CAP domain-containing protein: MKNLLFPLTALLIGSSLAADVTITAPVSIPSNEPEYKEGKSFTSAVLNSTNFYREEHNATALKWNKTLEEFATDYLDDNGDCDFEHSGGPYGENLAIGYPNVTASVEAWGDEREEYNFDKAKFSKKTGHFTQLVWKDTTNVGCGRKLCGERGWFLVCEYWPRGNVEGQFKEEVSKEEGGAFSTRPGLGLALALFIGYMLVVV, encoded by the coding sequence ATGAAGAACCTCTTATTTCCTCTTACTGCCCTCCTCATCGGCTCAAGTCTCGCTGCAGATGTCACAATCACAGCTCCGGTATCCATCCCCTCCAATGAGCCTGAATACAAAGAAGGCAAATCCTTCACATCAGCCGtcctcaacagcaccaaCTTCTATCGGGAGGAACACAACGCAACAGCACTAAAATGGAACAAAACACTCGAGGAGTTCGCAACAGACTACCTCGATGACAATGGTGACTGCGACTTTGAGCACTCTGGTGGACCCTATGGTGAGAACCTGGCTATAGGTTATCCCAACGTTACTGCGAGCGTCGAAGCTTGGGGTGATGAGCGAGAGGAGTACAATTtcgacaaggccaagttTAGTAAGAAGACGGGGCACTTCACGCAGCTTGTATGGAAGGATACTACGAATGTTGGATGCGGAAGAAAGCTTTGCGGTGAACGAGGCTGGTTTCTCGTTTGTGAGTACTGGCCCAGGGGTAATGTCGAGGGCCAGTTCAAGGAAGAGGTTTCAAAAGAGGAGGGCGGTGCATTCAGTACAAGACCTGGTCTTGGGCTCGCTCTGGCTTTATTTATTGGGTACATGCTTGTTGTCGTATAG
- a CDS encoding or S-antigen, C-terminal domain-containing protein, whose amino-acid sequence MTTTASVPESPQRRSAWVPSHENIYYRPRLNKKKSVSAGRFPAPLIGPRRSRPQAIHIVSYPSGYVPRELRAESRPQTPELLVEPRRAPSLQPTATNTSNASNSTSDYSSTGVSSSRRKKSFKPRAAVRRRDKLLSSFTFTNPDSGSEPSSASNSVSAGIDTSGLAAAEALSTSTGIDRSTRQSVSAISSTASPSTRTSNTGHSIGQSCQLDLDLPDESAIGSRFTRAGASPPAYDDISSRPGSAAPVGIDLASASTVTPVTNNSDSANCNINTSSNNQTQSAAAATMATARSSHPSLALTNPNRNSFMSARSSKSAVTSVSELPKPVASGSGVSCSILLAEPNIFLSGFDHDGHGHREGQSGTALLRGKLQLRVTKNVKIKAVQLKLLGRARTEWPEGIPPLKQDVFEEESLRTQVLTFFNAMNDGWESDYGNQCTYRLKSSSPNGSSTNLVRPNPSSSLTPHQNNLSAKEIKRLSLQSVQSRSFQKGDSPIATPTQAKGYKVFYPGTYDYTFELPIDHHQLETTKLQYGSVKWELHATVDRAGAFKPNLHGTKEVSIVRVPDQLSLEMTEPISISRQWEDQLHYDIVISGKSFPIGSKIPIAFKLTPLAKVQVHKLKVYVTESIEYWTNDKRVTRKDPGRKILLLEKSAGKPLDSSYASSEIRTLRGGELDPEQRREAREAAARRRAQDAARRQTTAEPLPEPSANLLGDLDLGLETIWGSTEIEANVQIPTCEMMAKNKELRLNPDCSWKNVNVFHWIKVVMRISRIDPEDPSGTKRRHFEISIDSPFTVLNCRATHANTNLPAYSGANCNGTTYQSTCGCPDAFTVPTDASPSSSEGSLPGVNPNAENLPAPPQAAHLADGVSGQQEPRPIHLLRVPSFNPPAFEDDIAPPAAELVTDVPEPVMTPPPQYDVVVGTPSVDGLADYFARLADAGYEGHEDSESDPDDSPPRILDRTGRVNVANPRTPGGRRMPSRSLEISRPTIQLDMNALRARAGRAV is encoded by the exons ATGACAACAACAGCTTCAGTCCCTGAATCACCACAGCGTAGATCTGCTTGGGTTCCTTCTCACGAAAACATCTACTATCGACCTCgtctcaacaagaagaagtccGTTTCAGCTGGTCGATTTCCTGCGCCGTTAATCGGTCCTCGAAGATCTCGCCCCCAAGCCATTCACATCGTTAGCTATCCCTCGGGATACGTTCCACGAGAACTACGAGCAGAGAGCAGACCTCAAACACCTGAACTGCTTGTCGAGCCTCGACGCGCACCTTCGTTGCAACCGACTGCTACTAACACGTCCAACGCGAGTAACAGCACCAGCGATTACTCCAGCACCGGTGTAAGCAGTAGCCGGAGAAAGAAAAGCTTCAAACCTCGTGCCGCCGTACGCCGCAGAGATAAGCTCCTGAGCTCATTTACCTTTACGAACCCTGACTCTGGCTCTGAAccttcatcagcatcaaacTCAGTATCTGCAGGCATTGATACTTCGGGTCTCGCAGCAGCCGAAGCGCTATCGACAAGTACAGGTATTGACCGCTCAACTCGGCAAAGTGTGAGCGCTATTTCAAGTACAGCAAGTCCAAGTACAAGGACCTCGAATACAGGCCACTCGATTGGCCAGTCTTGTCAATTGGACCTGGACCTTCCCGACGAGTCTGCGATTGGGTCGAGATTTACTAGGGCAGGTGCATCCCCACCAGCATATGACGACATAAGCTCACGCCCCGGTTCCGCGGCACCTGTTGGTATTGACTTAGCCTCTGCATCCACTGTAACGCCTGTTACCAATAACTCCGATTCTGCCAATTGCAACATCAACACAAGCAGCAATAACCAGACACAATCAGCCGCGGCCGCAACAATGGCGACTGCACGATCTTCGCATCCGTCGTTGGCGTTGACCAACCCCAATCGCAACAGTTTCATGTCGGCTCGTTCATCAAAATCTGCCGTCACTTCAGTCTCTGAGTTGCCGAAACCCGTCGCTTCCGGCAGTGGCGTGTCATGCTCAATTCTCCTCGCTGAGCCAAACATTTTTCTCTCAGGTTTTGATCATGATGGTCATGGTCACCGCGAAGGCCAGAGCGGTACCGCTTTGTTAAGAGGCAAACTTCAATTGCGAGTCACAAAAAACGTCAAGATCAAAGCCGTTCAACTCAAACTTCTTGGCCGTGCTCGCACTGAGTGGCCCGAAGGCATCCCTCCCCTCAAGCAAGATGTATTCGAGGAGGAGAGCCTTCGCACCCAAGTACTTACATTTTTCAATGCCATGAATGACGGCTGGGAGTCCGACTATGGCAACCAATGCACTTATCGCCTCAAGAGCAGTTCTCCAAATGGCAGCTCTACGAACCTCGTCCGCCCTaacccatcatcatctctgACCCCGCATCAAAATAACCTTTCTGCCAAAGAAATCAAGCGCTTATCTTTGCAAAGCGTCCAGTCGCGAAGTTTCCAAAAGGGCGACAGTCCTATTGCCACTCCTACACAAGCCAAGGGATACAAGGTCTTCTACCCTGGTACTTATGACTATACTTTTGAACTACCCATCGACCACCACCAGCTAGAAACAACCAAGCTGCAGTACGGATCCGTTAAGTGGGAATTGCATGCTACTGTTGATCGAGCTGGAGCCTTCAAGCCTAACCTTCACGGCACCAAGGAAGTGTCTATTGTTCGCGTGCCTGATCAACTCTCCCTTGAGATGACAGAACCAATTTCTATTAGTCGCCAGTGGGAAGATCAGTTGCACTATGACATTGTTATCTCGGGCAAGAGCTTCCCCATTGGTAGCAAAATCCCCATTGCCTTTAAGCTTACACCGCTTGCCAAGGTTCAAGTGCATAAGCTCAAGGTTTATGTAACGGAATCGATTGAGTACTGGACCAACGATAAGCGTGTAACACGTAAAGATCCAGGCCGCAAGATCTTGCTACTCGAAAAGTCTGCCGGAAAGCCTCTCGATTCGTCCTACGCCTCATCTGAAATCCGAACGCTTCGCGGCGGCGAACTAGACCCTGAGCAGCGACGAGAGGCTCGTGAAGCAGCTGCTCGAAGACGCGCACAAGATGCTGCCCGAAGACAGACCACGGCCGAGCCCCTTCCTGAGCCTTCGGCTAACCTCCTGGGCGACCTGGATCTGGGACTCGAGACCATCTGGGGTTCAACAGAAATCGAAGCCAATGTGCAGATTCCTACATGTGAGATGatggccaagaacaaggagctACGACTCAACCCTGACTGCAGCTGGAAGAATGTCAATGTCTTCCATTGGATCAAG GTTGTTATGCGAATCAGCCGTATTGATCCTGAGGATCCTAGTGGTACAAAACGCCGACACTTCGAGATCAGCATTGATTCGCCATTCACTGTTCTCAACTGCCGTGCCACTCACGCCAACACTAATCTTCCTGCTTATTCAGGCGCCAACTGCAACGGCACCACTTATCAGTCTACTTGTGGATGCCCTGATGCCTTCACCGTTCCCACCGATGCTTCACCTAGTTCTTCGGAAGGTTCACTACCCGGTGTTAACCCTAACGCTGAGAACCTTCCGGCGCCACCACAGGCTGCCCATTTGGCCGACGGTGTTAGTGGACAACAAGAACCACGCCCGATCCATCTGCTCAGAGTTCCAAGCTTCAACCCTCCCGCCTTCGAAGACGATATTGCGCCACCTGCTGCCGAGCTTGTCACAGATGTGCCTGAGCCTGTGATGACTCCTCCACCACAGTACGATGTTGTGGTCGGAACTCCCAGTGTCGACGGTTTGGCGGATTACTTTGCACGATTGGCCGATGCAGGCTATGAGGGACATGAGGATTCAGAGTCGGATCCTGATGATTCCCCACCCAGAATCCTGGACCGAACTGGGCGTGTCAATGTCGCCAATCCTCGAACTCCTGGAGGTCGAAGGATGCCCAGTCGAAGTCTAGAGATTTCCCGACCCACCATCCAACTTGATATGAATGCTCTCCGCGCCCGAGCTGGACGGGCAGTGTGA
- a CDS encoding P-loop containing nucleoside triphosphate hydrolase protein, whose translation MSTKPLAHEKRKGESALSDFADYVEQQQNLRYPTARTTTDAAETTDSNTEHHEELDELFDNLDLAESAPRVPLKDLLLGSTEAEDTLKQLEEIVSDRLEEGFGECVFEIGYENHGESMNLTLDQWNQAFKTLQEAAKGVRADCDLLLTKNVGGELEAASTTDKPTKDKSCSGKVLIRQNPATIEDVIETRIAVVGNVDAGKSSMLGVLVKGDLDDGRGKARVNLFRHKHEIESGRTSSVGMEIMGFDTMGKVVTSDTPGRKLSWEEIGKRSAKVITFTDLAGHEKYLRTTVFGLLSSSPNYCLLMVAANNGLIGMSKEHLGIALALNVPVMVVVTKIDICPPNILEQTLTQITKIMKSPGARKIPTFIKTREECINTATQFVSQRICPVFLVSNVTGENLDLVRTFLNILPHHGRYNSDAPFEFHVNDTFSVPFTGTVVSGIIKSGVIHEGDNVLIGPDSLGQFTPTSVKSIERKRIRVPAASAGQSASFALKKVKRKDVRKGMVLLPRIEGQVMPKVHREFVAEVLILSHATTIKTKYQAMLHVGPVSQTCAIIDIDRALIRTGDRATVAFRFVQRPEYLAPGDRLLFREGRTKGLGIVKSVGYDPNHPLMPNKDGEKEKQSVNSEVKVGA comes from the exons ATGTCGACGAAGCCATTAGCGCACGAGAAGCGCAAGGGCGAATCG GCGCTCAGCGATTTTGCGGATTATGTAGAGCAACAGCAGAACTTGCGGTATCCGACCGCGCGAACGACGACGGACGCAGCCGAGACCACAGACTCAAATACCGAACATCACGAAGAACTCGATGAGCTATTCGATAACCTCGACCTTGCGGAATCAGCACCGCGAGTGCCTCTCAAGGACCTTCTGCTTGGATCGACTGAAGCTGAAGACACATTGAAGCAATTGGAGGAAATTGTCTCTGACAGATTAGAGGAAGGTTTCGGCGAATGCGTTTTCGAGATTGGATATGAGAACCATGGCGAATCGATGAACCTAACTCTCGATCAATGGAACCAGGCGTTCAAAACACTTCAGGAAGCAGCAAAGGGGGTGCGCGCCGACTGCGATCTGTTATTAACCAAGAATGTCGGTGGCGAGCTCGAGGCCGCGAGCACTACCGACAAGCCTACCAAGGATAAAAGCTGCAGCGGCAAGGTTCTGATCCGCCAGAATCCCGCAACAATAGAGGATGTCATTGAAACCCGGATAGCAGTAGTAGGGAATG TCGACGCAGGCAAGAGTTCCATGCTGGGCGTGCTCGTAAAGGGAGACCTTGATGATGGACGAGGTAAAGCTCGCGTCAATCTCTTTCGGCACAAGCACGAAATTGAGTCTGGGCGAACCAGTTCGGTTGGTATGGAGATCATGGGCTTTGACACCATGGGCAAGGTCGTCACCTCTGACACTCCTGGGC GCAAGTTGTCTTGGGAAGAAATTGGCAAGAGGAGTGCAAAGGTCATCACCTTCACTGACTTGGCCGGTCACGAGAAGTATCTTCGAACGACAGTATTCGGATTGCTCTCAAGCAGTCCAAACTATTGTCTTCTTATGGTGGCGGCGAACAATGGCCTTATTGGTATGAGCAAAGAGCATCTAGGTATTGCTCTGGCTCTAAACGTTCCCGTCATGGTTGTTGTCACCAAGATTGATATCTGCCCTCCCAACATTCTGGAGCAGACATTGACGCAGATCACCAAGATCATGAAGAGCCCTGGGGCTCGAAAGATACCGACTTTCATAAAGACTCGTGAGGAATGCATAAATACAGCGACTCAGTTTGTCAGTCAACGGATATGCCctgtcttcctcgtctccaACGTTACAGGGGAGAATCTTGATCTGGTCAGGACGTTCTTGAACATCCTTCCCCATCACGGGCGCTACAACTCGGATGCCCCATTCGAGTTCCACGTCAATGACACTTTCTCAGTACCTTTCACAGGTACCGTCGTGTCTGGCATCATCAAGTCTGGTGTCATTCATGAGGGCGACAACGTTCTCATCGGGCCTGATTCTCTGGGCCAATTCACACCAACCTCTGTCAAGTCAATTGAACGCAAGAGGATACGAGTTCCCGCCGCATCGGCTGGACAGTCTGCTTCTTTCGCCTTGAAGAAGGTCAAGCGCAAAGACGTGCGCAAGGGTATGGTACTTCTACCCCGGATCGAAGGCCAGGTGATGCCAAAGGTGCACCGTGAGTTTGTTGCAGAGG TTCTTATTCTCTCACACGCCACTACTATTAAGACCAAGTACCAGGCCATGCTTCACGTTGGCCCTGTCTCCCAAACGTGTGCCATCATCGACATTGACCGAGCGCTCATTCGCACAGGAGACCGCGCAACTGTCGCCTTCCGCTTCGTTCAACGCCCCGAGTATCTTGCTCCAGGCGACAGGCTCCTGTTCCGCGAAGGTCGCACAAAGGGTCTTGGTATTGTGAAGTCCGTTGGATACGACCCAAATCATCCATTGATGCCTAACAAGGATggggagaaggagaagcagtCCGTTAACTCCGAGGTTAAAGTGGGTGCTTGA